DNA from Conexivisphaera calida:
GAATGCCCAGTACGCGTAGTAGAAAAGAAATCCACCGATCGAGAGCAGTGCGACGTTCCTGCTGGCCAGCACCCTGAGGTTCAGTCCACCGTTGTCGCGGCGCCTGACGTCCTCCATGAGCACGGCGGCCGCCAGTGCGATCGCGAACGATGCCACGCCTATCAGGTAGTACCCCCATCTCCAGCCCAGGTCCTCCGCCGCGGTCGGCAGGCCCACGCCCAGCAGGATTATCGATATCGGCCATGCCAAGCTGTAGTATCCCATGGCCCTCGCCAGATCCTTTCCCTCGAAGTTAGTGGAAAGCAGCTTGATCGTCGTAGGATAGATCCAGCCAGCGCTGAATCCCATCAACACGCTGCCGAGGTACTCCAACCATATGGTGTCCGCGGCGCCGCCCAGCACGGAGGATGCCGCCAGCCCGAGGAGCGCCATGACGAGCACCTTCTTCGGACCTATGGCGTCCGATACCAGCCCAGCGGGTATCTGCACCGCTATGTAGGCCGCGAAGAATATGGAGAAGATCAGGCCGTCCTCGTAGGGCGTGGGCCTGAGCGATGAGTATGTGGAGAGCACGCTCCAGGCCAGCCTGGAGTAATAGCTGAGGAAGAACGCCGCGAAGGAGAGGGCCACGTATAGATAGCCACGCACTTCGACCCACGCCGAGCGGGCGGCGATATTAACGTTGGGACAGACATGGTATTTATAGTATATAGTATTTATCGATCGTGATCACACGAGCAGTGCGGAGAGCACCATCGAGAGCACGCCGCTCATGAATATTCCATCGAATGTCCCAGCACCACCTATGCTCAACAGCCATGCATTTATCGAGTCCCCGTTAGTGAGCAGGTTCAACACGTCCGCGCCGATAAGCGTGCCGTACACGGAACCGGTGTAGGAGATCGCGGGAATGTATGCCTGAAGGCCCAGGGGCCACGTGAGCACGAGCGACGCGAGGAGCGCCGTCAGGGGAGGTATGAATGCGGGAACTACTATCCCGACGCCATTTACAACCTTGGAGGACCTGTAGGTCACTGCGATCACCAGTGCAGAGGTCACGGCGGTGGCCGCCAGCAGCTCTTGAGCCCTCGGCGCGAATCCCTCGGCAACGGTCATGAGCGCGGCTATCGACAGCGGCACGAGCGCTCCACCTACGTTCACCGCCAGGAGCGACTCGAACGAGGTCCAGCGAGGCCTCGCGACGGGAATCGGCACCCCGAAGAGACTTATGTACTCCACCTCAAGCACCTGTGCACGGACCTCGCGACGCCTTATCACCACGTTCACGAACCCAAGGAAGGGCGAGAGGGCCATCAAAAGCAGCACGAGCGGCGCGGCCTCCGGTATTCCCAGCGGATCCAGGGCCGCCACCAGCGCCCCGGGCAGGACGAATCCGAGGAATATGGGCGCCACTAGCACTAGGAGGAGTATTCCCATTATCCCTGGATGAGCCGGCGGCGCTATCACTATGCGCCTCTTCACGCGCCGCGAACTTCACGAGCGAATTTAAACGTACGTATAGAACCGGGTTATACCTTTTATCCAACCGAGTCATAGGAATGGCGTGACGCCCTTCGAGCTGGCCGCCAGATACCTGATACCTCGGCTCAGGGCACTCACTGCCGCGAGGCTCCTGGATGGCGGCATGAGTCAGAACGAGGTCGCGAGGAGGCTTGGCGTGACGCAGCCAATGGTGAGGAAATACGCCGCAGAGGCCGAGGAGGCAATGGAGGCAATGGAGGCAATGGGGATACCCCGGGAGGCGGCAGATGCTATGGCAAGTGCGCTGGCGGACGCCGCGACCAGGGGGTACTGGGAGCACATATCGGCCATGAACTCAATAGTTGCATCAGTGCTGAGCGGAGGAGGGCTGTGCGCGTTCCACAGGCGGATAGACC
Protein-coding regions in this window:
- a CDS encoding DUF1614 domain-containing protein, encoding MKRRIVIAPPAHPGIMGILLLVLVAPIFLGFVLPGALVAALDPLGIPEAAPLVLLLMALSPFLGFVNVVIRRREVRAQVLEVEYISLFGVPIPVARPRWTSFESLLAVNVGGALVPLSIAALMTVAEGFAPRAQELLAATAVTSALVIAVTYRSSKVVNGVGIVVPAFIPPLTALLASLVLTWPLGLQAYIPAISYTGSVYGTLIGADVLNLLTNGDSINAWLLSIGGAGTFDGIFMSGVLSMVLSALLV
- a CDS encoding MFS transporter, whose amino-acid sequence is MRGYLYVALSFAAFFLSYYSRLAWSVLSTYSSLRPTPYEDGLIFSIFFAAYIAVQIPAGLVSDAIGPKKVLVMALLGLAASSVLGGAADTIWLEYLGSVLMGFSAGWIYPTTIKLLSTNFEGKDLARAMGYYSLAWPISIILLGVGLPTAAEDLGWRWGYYLIGVASFAIALAAAVLMEDVRRRDNGGLNLRVLASRNVALLSIGGFLFYYAYWAFAFYAYDYLRSIGMSGILAGEIYSMTAAAGIASTVITGYLIGRIGLWRTFLIAIPLYGLTILGFAVLRAPIWLAAVALAMGFFRFMVTPANSTLASVIGGPGRSGSVTGAANFFWQLSGVIAGSASPLIFVSMGYASLWGAMALMVFASLVPYVMLRDAMGLSGRGKSG